The proteins below come from a single Acidobacteriota bacterium genomic window:
- a CDS encoding tryptophanase, whose protein sequence is MRMPAEPFRIKVVEPIRLISRKEREAALRKAGFNIFGIPAENVFIDLLTDSGTSAMSDSQWAALMIGDESYAGARSFFRFEEAVRDIFGFSHVIPTHQGRAAERILFETLLKKGDSVPSNIHFDTTQANIEIRGAKAVNLVISEAYNPDSSHPFKGDMDVAALKAFIKKTGVGRIPLVMLTVTNNSGGGQPVSLKNIKEVAGICRSHSIPLFFDACRFAENAWFIKSRESGYAGKSVLEIAQEMFSYAQGATMSAKKDALVNIGGFLTLDDGALAEELKNRLIIGEGFPTYGGLAGRDLEAIARGLREVLDESYLEYRTRQTAFLADLLDAGGVPVFKPTGGHAVYILADRFLPHIPRHQYPGWALTVALYREAGIRAVEIGGVMFGTKKGKAGGESYPELELVRLALPRRVYTASHLRYVAESMIDIYKNREKVKGLRIVREPRFLRHFTARLEEI, encoded by the coding sequence ATCCGGATGCCCGCGGAGCCGTTCCGCATCAAGGTCGTCGAACCCATCCGTCTCATTTCCCGCAAAGAGCGCGAAGCGGCGCTCCGCAAGGCCGGTTTTAATATTTTCGGCATTCCCGCCGAAAATGTCTTCATCGATCTTCTGACCGATTCGGGAACGTCGGCCATGAGCGACAGCCAATGGGCGGCCCTCATGATCGGAGACGAGTCCTATGCCGGGGCGCGAAGCTTCTTTCGTTTTGAAGAGGCCGTGCGCGACATCTTCGGATTCTCTCACGTCATCCCCACCCATCAGGGCCGGGCGGCCGAGCGCATCCTTTTCGAAACGCTTCTCAAGAAAGGGGACAGCGTTCCGAGCAACATTCACTTCGACACGACTCAGGCGAATATCGAAATCCGGGGAGCGAAGGCCGTCAACCTGGTCATTTCCGAAGCCTATAATCCGGACTCCTCCCATCCCTTCAAGGGAGATATGGATGTCGCGGCACTGAAGGCGTTCATCAAGAAAACGGGCGTCGGCCGGATTCCCCTGGTCATGTTGACCGTCACCAACAACAGCGGCGGCGGTCAGCCCGTGTCCCTCAAAAATATCAAGGAGGTGGCCGGCATTTGCCGGAGCCACAGCATCCCGCTCTTTTTCGACGCCTGCCGGTTTGCCGAAAACGCCTGGTTCATCAAATCCCGGGAAAGCGGATATGCCGGGAAATCCGTCCTGGAAATCGCCCAGGAGATGTTCTCCTACGCCCAGGGAGCGACGATGAGCGCGAAAAAGGACGCCCTGGTCAATATCGGCGGTTTTCTGACCCTTGACGACGGCGCCCTGGCGGAAGAATTGAAAAATCGACTGATTATCGGCGAAGGTTTTCCGACCTACGGCGGACTGGCCGGCCGTGATCTCGAGGCTATCGCCCGGGGTCTCCGGGAAGTTCTGGACGAGTCTTACCTGGAGTACCGGACTCGCCAGACGGCCTTTCTGGCCGATCTTCTCGATGCGGGCGGCGTGCCCGTCTTCAAACCGACGGGCGGCCACGCGGTGTATATTCTGGCCGACCGCTTTCTCCCGCATATCCCGCGTCATCAATATCCGGGATGGGCTCTGACGGTCGCGTTATACCGGGAAGCCGGAATTCGGGCGGTTGAGATCGGCGGGGTCATGTTCGGAACGAAAAAGGGAAAAGCGGGCGGGGAATCCTATCCCGAGCTTGAGCTTGTGCGGCTGGCCCTGCCGCGCCGCGTCTACACGGCCTCCCACCTCCGGTATGTCGCCGAATCCATGATCGATATTTATAAAAACCGTGAGAAAGTCAAAGGGTTGAGAATCGTCCGCGAGCCGCGGTTTCTGCGGCACTTCACCGCCCGGCTCGAAGAAATTTGA
- a CDS encoding PfkB family carbohydrate kinase: MSLIIVGSLAFDTIETPLGRREKIIGGSGTYCSLAAGYFTRPGIVGVVGRDFPKKTLTFLESRNVDIRGVSVKSGKTFHWEGRYGRDPNQRTTVRTELNVFQDFQPVLPPEFRTPDILFLANIDPDVHPEILSQIKKPRLTAMDTIRFWIETKPEALLREIGRVDILFANDEEVRMIADEINLIRAAKKLLDRGPSIIVAKKGEHGVLVFERDFLFGVPAHPCENVVDPTGAGDSFAGGFLGYLEAAGRINRGTLRRAAVYGSALASFAIEDFGAERFSTLSREEIESRYRCFRRLTSF; the protein is encoded by the coding sequence GTGAGCCTGATCATTGTCGGCTCCCTGGCCTTCGACACCATCGAGACGCCCCTCGGGCGCCGTGAAAAAATCATCGGCGGTTCGGGCACCTACTGTTCCCTGGCGGCCGGGTATTTCACGAGACCCGGCATCGTCGGCGTCGTCGGCCGCGACTTCCCGAAAAAAACACTGACGTTTCTGGAATCCCGGAATGTCGACATCCGGGGGGTCTCGGTCAAGTCCGGAAAGACGTTCCATTGGGAGGGACGCTACGGCCGGGATCCCAACCAGAGGACGACCGTCCGGACCGAACTCAATGTCTTCCAGGATTTCCAACCCGTGCTGCCGCCTGAATTCCGGACTCCGGACATCCTCTTTCTGGCCAACATCGATCCCGACGTCCATCCCGAGATTCTCTCTCAGATCAAAAAACCACGCCTCACCGCCATGGACACCATCCGCTTCTGGATCGAGACAAAGCCCGAGGCTTTGCTCCGCGAAATCGGCCGGGTCGATATCCTGTTCGCCAACGACGAAGAAGTCCGGATGATCGCGGACGAGATCAACCTCATCCGGGCCGCAAAGAAACTTCTCGATCGGGGTCCCTCGATCATCGTCGCGAAGAAGGGAGAACACGGCGTCCTCGTTTTTGAGCGGGATTTCCTCTTCGGCGTTCCGGCTCACCCCTGCGAGAATGTCGTCGACCCGACCGGAGCCGGGGACAGTTTCGCCGGCGGATTTCTCGGCTATCTGGAAGCTGCGGGCCGGATCAACCGCGGCACATTGCGCCGGGCCGCCGTCTACGGAAGCGCCCTGGCGTCTTTCGCCATCGAGGATTTCGGCGCCGAGCGGTTCTCCACGCTGTCGCGGGAGGAGATTGAATCCCGATACCGCTGTTTTCGCCGACTTACGTCGTTTTGA
- the mtnP gene encoding S-methyl-5'-thioadenosine phosphorylase: MVTSRFDDTHHAEIGILGGTGLYEMDGVEDIRETALETPFGAPSDSYVIGLFSGRKVAFLSRHGRGHTILPSEINYRANIFGFKMLGVGRIVSVNSVGSLKEDLRPRDIVLADQFYDRTRRHNTFFGGGIVGHIGFAEPVCANLSGALGEAARTLGLRVHPQGTYICIEGPSFSSRAESRIYRSWGCDVIGMTGATEARLCREAEICYAAMNMVTDYDVWHEEEEPVSVEVIFANLRSNVEAARSVLRSVIPALPEKQPESCGCSAALKSAVVTRPDLIPPERRAALNLLIGKYIGEDTGGGT; the protein is encoded by the coding sequence ATGGTCACCAGTCGCTTTGACGATACCCATCACGCCGAAATCGGCATTCTCGGCGGAACGGGTCTTTATGAAATGGACGGGGTAGAGGATATTCGCGAGACGGCGCTGGAAACGCCCTTCGGCGCGCCCTCGGATTCCTACGTCATCGGCCTTTTCAGCGGGCGGAAAGTCGCTTTTTTGAGCCGGCACGGGCGGGGACATACGATCCTTCCCTCCGAAATCAATTACCGGGCCAATATCTTCGGTTTCAAGATGCTCGGCGTCGGCCGGATCGTCTCCGTCAACTCCGTCGGATCTCTCAAGGAAGACCTTCGCCCCCGGGACATTGTGCTGGCCGACCAGTTCTATGACAGAACCCGAAGACACAACACGTTTTTCGGCGGCGGTATCGTCGGTCATATCGGTTTCGCGGAGCCCGTCTGTGCGAATTTGTCGGGCGCGCTGGGCGAGGCCGCCCGGACGCTGGGGTTGAGGGTTCATCCGCAGGGCACCTACATCTGCATCGAGGGCCCCTCGTTTTCCAGCCGGGCCGAGTCGCGGATTTACCGGTCCTGGGGATGCGATGTCATCGGCATGACGGGGGCCACGGAAGCCAGGCTCTGCCGCGAGGCCGAAATCTGCTATGCGGCCATGAACATGGTGACGGACTACGACGTCTGGCATGAGGAGGAAGAGCCCGTGAGCGTCGAGGTCATCTTCGCCAATCTCCGGAGCAATGTCGAGGCCGCCCGCTCCGTCCTGCGGAGCGTGATCCCGGCTCTTCCCGAGAAGCAGCCGGAATCCTGCGGCTGCAGCGCCGCGTTGAAAAGCGCCGTCGTCACCCGGCCCGACCTTATCCCTCCGGAACGCCGGGCGGCCCTGAACCTTCTCATCGGGAAATACATCGGGGAGGACACGGGAGGCGGAACGTGA
- a CDS encoding NAD-dependent deacylase: MTENAPEIRAAEELVEALSGAGRIVVLTGAGMSAESGVPTFRGADGLWEKYRAEDLATPEAFRADPTLVWRWYDWRRTLIAKLRPNPGHEALARWETLFPDFTIVTQNVDGLHSGAGSKNVLELHGNIWKVRCTRERTIHENREAPLATLPPKCPDCGELLRPHIVWFGESLDPDVIGRAFRLSETCDLMLVVGTSAIVYPAASLPSVAAAAGAKVIEVNPDATPLTAQSHLSLRGTAAKILGAADLILRNRKTPRSGDDR; encoded by the coding sequence ATGACAGAAAACGCACCTGAAATCCGGGCCGCGGAGGAGCTGGTCGAGGCCCTGTCCGGCGCCGGCCGTATCGTCGTCCTGACGGGCGCAGGCATGTCCGCCGAATCCGGCGTCCCGACATTCCGCGGCGCCGACGGCCTCTGGGAAAAGTACCGGGCCGAGGATCTGGCAACACCCGAAGCGTTCCGGGCCGACCCGACACTTGTCTGGAGATGGTACGACTGGCGGCGAACCCTGATCGCGAAACTCCGGCCCAATCCGGGGCATGAGGCCCTGGCCCGATGGGAAACCCTCTTCCCCGACTTCACGATCGTCACCCAGAACGTGGATGGCCTCCACTCCGGAGCCGGATCGAAGAACGTCCTTGAACTTCACGGCAATATCTGGAAAGTCCGCTGCACACGCGAGCGGACCATCCACGAAAACCGGGAAGCTCCCCTGGCAACCCTTCCCCCGAAATGCCCGGATTGCGGAGAGCTTCTCCGGCCCCACATCGTCTGGTTCGGAGAAAGCCTGGATCCGGATGTCATCGGCCGGGCTTTCCGCCTGAGTGAAACCTGCGATCTCATGCTGGTTGTCGGGACGTCGGCCATCGTCTATCCGGCCGCTTCCCTCCCCTCGGTCGCAGCCGCGGCCGGCGCCAAGGTCATTGAGGTCAATCCCGACGCAACGCCCCTTACGGCCCAGTCTCATCTTTCGCTTCGGGGAACGGCGGCGAAAATTCTCGGCGCCGCGGACCTCATTCTCAGGAACAGGAAAACGCCCCGATCCGGGGATGATCGATGA
- the larC gene encoding nickel pincer cofactor biosynthesis protein LarC, producing MNSLYVDASSGLSGDMMLGALLDLGADPERFREQMSGLGLPVEISIKEVRRGGFRALKVDVDIQGSPSAERRWADVESVIRTARFSDAVKTRALSVFRKLFEAEARVHGCAFAEVHLHEAGADDALVDIVGSCLLLETLDIDDILCSRLNVGGGYVKTAHGLLPVPPPAVVEILTHVPVHQAGAETELVTPTGAALIAVLARDFVSFPEFSYVKVGCGAGTKELPHLPNILRAFLVRRPSLKDNALKVIQTVIDDANPQLLARFIDIALDAGALDAYLTPVVMKKNRLATQLTVLSPPENTDRLIEKVFRETPSLGVRIHSASRRVLDRKIQTVRVFGQEIGMKTAFLAGEEVNAQPEYEDCLKAAAATGRPLKDIQRRAAAEYAAPASKPGEDGDKT from the coding sequence ATGAATTCCCTTTACGTCGACGCCTCATCCGGTCTCAGCGGAGACATGATGCTCGGCGCCCTCCTGGATCTCGGCGCCGACCCCGAACGCTTCCGCGAACAGATGTCAGGGCTCGGCCTTCCCGTGGAGATTTCCATCAAGGAGGTCCGCCGGGGGGGATTCCGGGCTCTGAAGGTCGATGTCGACATTCAAGGCTCACCTTCCGCGGAAAGACGATGGGCGGATGTCGAGTCGGTCATCCGGACAGCCCGCTTTTCCGACGCCGTCAAAACTCGGGCCCTTTCGGTTTTCAGGAAGCTTTTCGAAGCCGAGGCCAGAGTTCACGGTTGCGCCTTCGCCGAAGTCCATCTCCACGAAGCCGGCGCCGACGACGCTCTGGTCGACATCGTCGGAAGCTGTCTTCTGCTCGAGACTCTCGATATCGACGACATTCTCTGTTCCCGGTTGAACGTGGGCGGCGGATACGTCAAAACCGCCCACGGCCTTCTTCCCGTTCCTCCTCCGGCGGTCGTTGAGATTTTGACGCATGTTCCCGTCCACCAGGCCGGCGCCGAAACCGAGCTGGTGACACCGACCGGAGCGGCTTTGATTGCCGTCCTGGCCCGAGACTTTGTCTCTTTCCCCGAATTCAGTTATGTCAAAGTCGGCTGCGGCGCCGGAACAAAAGAACTTCCCCATCTGCCCAATATCCTTCGGGCTTTTCTCGTCCGCAGGCCCTCGCTCAAAGACAACGCCCTGAAGGTCATCCAGACCGTCATCGATGACGCCAACCCCCAGCTTCTGGCCCGTTTTATTGATATCGCGCTCGACGCAGGCGCCCTGGATGCCTACCTGACCCCCGTGGTCATGAAAAAGAACCGGCTGGCCACCCAGTTGACCGTTCTGTCTCCGCCCGAAAACACGGACCGGCTCATTGAAAAGGTTTTTCGGGAAACGCCGTCTCTGGGCGTCAGGATTCATTCGGCCTCCCGGCGCGTTCTGGACAGGAAAATCCAAACCGTCCGGGTCTTCGGGCAGGAGATCGGCATGAAAACCGCATTTCTGGCCGGCGAAGAGGTCAATGCCCAGCCGGAATACGAGGACTGTCTGAAAGCCGCGGCCGCAACCGGACGTCCCCTGAAAGACATCCAACGCCGGGCCGCGGCGGAATATGCGGCGCCGGCCTCAAAGCCCGGCGAGGACGGAGATAAAACATGA
- the folE gene encoding GTP cyclohydrolase I FolE, translated as MDLKKIEQGVRLILEGTGEDPDRPGIRNTPERVARMFAEILSGIEEDPAAELLVVMDDRHDEMVIIRNIPLYSMCEHHLLPFAGVAHVAYIPKEGRIVGLSKIARVVESFARRLQVQERLTKQIADLLAEHLKPLGVMVVIEAEHMCLSMRGAKKPKSITVTSAVRGSFRTNAATRAEAMMLIRGGTQSGREA; from the coding sequence ATGGATCTCAAAAAAATCGAACAGGGCGTCCGTCTCATCCTCGAAGGAACGGGTGAGGATCCCGATCGGCCGGGCATCCGGAACACGCCGGAACGCGTGGCCCGGATGTTCGCGGAAATCCTCTCGGGGATCGAGGAAGACCCGGCCGCCGAGCTTCTGGTCGTCATGGACGACCGCCACGACGAAATGGTGATCATCCGGAATATTCCCCTTTATTCCATGTGCGAGCATCATCTCCTGCCGTTCGCCGGCGTCGCCCATGTGGCCTACATTCCAAAAGAAGGCCGGATCGTCGGACTCAGCAAGATCGCCCGCGTCGTCGAATCCTTCGCCCGGAGGCTTCAGGTCCAGGAACGCCTGACAAAACAGATCGCCGATCTACTGGCCGAACACCTGAAACCGCTCGGCGTCATGGTCGTCATCGAAGCCGAGCACATGTGCCTGTCCATGAGGGGGGCCAAGAAACCGAAATCCATCACCGTCACATCGGCCGTCCGGGGGTCCTTCCGAACAAACGCCGCGACCCGGGCCGAAGCCATGATGCTCATCCGCGGCGGAACCCAAAGCGGCAGGGAGGCCTGA
- the metG gene encoding methionine--tRNA ligase subunit beta yields the protein MSATIVTFEDFKKMDLRVGEIRSAERVPGTSKLIKISLDIGTEIRTMVSGIAETYAPEDLVGRKMIVIVNLKPAVIRGIESQAMLLAAVVDGKAHIPFFAPEVPTGSPVQ from the coding sequence ATGAGCGCAACGATCGTCACTTTCGAAGATTTCAAGAAAATGGACCTCAGGGTCGGAGAAATCCGGTCCGCCGAACGGGTCCCGGGAACCAGCAAGCTGATCAAGATTTCGCTGGACATCGGGACCGAGATCCGGACCATGGTTTCGGGGATTGCCGAGACTTACGCGCCTGAGGACCTGGTCGGCCGCAAAATGATCGTCATTGTCAATTTGAAACCGGCCGTCATTCGTGGCATCGAGTCCCAGGCCATGCTTCTGGCGGCCGTCGTGGACGGGAAAGCCCATATCCCCTTCTTCGCTCCCGAGGTCCCCACCGGATCCCCTGTTCAGTAG
- a CDS encoding L-threonylcarbamoyladenylate synthase, with the protein MTLHRGGLERAHLDEAVEILTAGGVAAYPTETFYGLGGSAESANAVENIFRLKGRDRSQALPLIASDVEMVRAWVSRPGPVFEAMVRKFWPGSLTLVLKASKAVPDHIRGPGGSVALRVPPLVWLRRLVRRLGVPLIATSANPSGHAGFSGPDSVRAHFGGRIDLIIDGGETRGRLPSTILDLTGKNPVILREGAVSRKNLAPFL; encoded by the coding sequence ATGACACTGCATCGGGGCGGGCTGGAGAGGGCTCATCTTGACGAAGCCGTCGAAATCCTCACGGCCGGAGGCGTTGCGGCCTACCCGACGGAAACGTTCTATGGGTTGGGCGGATCGGCGGAGTCGGCGAACGCCGTGGAAAACATTTTCCGGCTGAAAGGACGGGATCGGTCCCAGGCTCTGCCCCTGATCGCCTCGGACGTCGAAATGGTCAGGGCCTGGGTGAGCCGTCCCGGTCCGGTATTTGAAGCCATGGTTCGAAAGTTCTGGCCGGGATCCCTGACTCTGGTCTTGAAAGCCTCGAAGGCCGTCCCGGACCATATCCGCGGACCGGGCGGTTCGGTAGCCCTGCGTGTTCCTCCCCTTGTGTGGCTCCGGAGACTTGTCCGCCGGCTTGGTGTTCCTTTGATCGCGACAAGCGCCAATCCGTCCGGGCACGCCGGTTTCTCGGGTCCGGATTCGGTTCGTGCTCATTTCGGCGGCCGGATCGACCTCATCATCGACGGAGGGGAGACGCGAGGGCGGCTGCCTTCGACCATCCTGGATTTGACGGGAAAAAATCCCGTCATTCTTCGTGAGGGCGCCGTTTCCCGGAAGAATCTCGCCCCGTTTCTTTAG
- a CDS encoding outer membrane beta-barrel protein — protein MKKAGIALVLSLLVLCGTAAANTLSLKIGYFFPKAEGGPDSLWTIEFDQMSFQKSDYAQSTLGFAYDYFLTRELSFEISLDTYNKNKSGFYVDYVGYEFTEGDFAFPAELYQGAFSVAHTLNLSITPVQFSIKIAPLGRRNKIVPYLGAGGGIYFWTVYLRGDIVDFSDEYFYEDEDLGDVPVYPIYPAQLREERTAFGYHGFAGFKVPVAHRITVDVQFRYNSVKGNFKEAFLGFEKFDLGGYTISAGINYWF, from the coding sequence ATGAAAAAAGCCGGGATCGCACTTGTGTTGTCGCTTTTGGTGCTTTGCGGAACGGCCGCCGCCAATACGCTGTCCTTAAAAATCGGATATTTTTTCCCCAAGGCCGAAGGCGGCCCCGACAGCCTCTGGACAATTGAATTCGACCAGATGAGCTTTCAAAAATCGGATTACGCCCAATCCACGCTGGGATTCGCCTACGATTACTTTCTGACTCGGGAATTGAGTTTCGAAATCAGCCTGGACACTTATAACAAAAACAAGTCCGGATTCTACGTGGATTACGTGGGCTATGAATTCACTGAGGGAGATTTTGCCTTCCCGGCCGAGTTATACCAGGGCGCCTTCAGTGTCGCCCACACGCTCAATCTGTCCATCACGCCCGTGCAGTTCTCCATCAAGATCGCCCCTTTGGGACGCCGGAATAAAATCGTGCCTTATCTCGGCGCCGGGGGCGGAATCTATTTTTGGACGGTCTACCTGCGCGGAGACATCGTCGATTTCTCGGATGAATACTTTTACGAGGACGAAGACCTGGGCGATGTTCCCGTCTATCCGATCTATCCGGCCCAGCTTCGCGAGGAGCGCACGGCCTTCGGTTACCACGGATTCGCCGGATTCAAAGTTCCGGTCGCCCACAGGATCACCGTGGATGTCCAGTTCCGCTACAACTCCGTCAAGGGCAACTTCAAGGAAGCCTTCCTGGGATTCGAGAAATTCGACCTGGGGGGATACACGATTTCCGCGGGGATCAACTACTGGTTCTAA
- a CDS encoding LEA type 2 family protein yields MKTTTRPFALFLIFVLSSVSLSASLRRDLSLELKERRIRELSSSGLTLVFHIGAFNRGPSAAELVRYNYRVRVNQREYINLSTNLDSPLVIPPGRETIFALPVKITYPLLFQVVGEIEEKAGFDLAGELIFRDARSREEKFAMGLSGEFPIFKDPEVGFLPLEAKTLTMGGADVVFTASFQNANAYELLVDSVRYRLEFAGKTVQEGFLPGDKSLPARGGKEIRVPFIIDFFSVGRDVHDHLHAGRVPCRFSGEIEIQSVWGRLRIPFDTSGTLVLSGR; encoded by the coding sequence ATGAAGACAACAACACGCCCCTTCGCCCTTTTTCTCATTTTCGTCCTTTCTTCGGTGTCCCTGTCGGCCTCGCTCAGGCGGGACCTGTCCCTGGAGCTCAAGGAAAGACGCATCCGTGAGCTGAGTTCGTCGGGGTTGACGCTGGTTTTTCATATCGGAGCTTTCAACCGGGGACCCTCCGCCGCCGAGCTCGTCCGCTACAACTACCGGGTCCGGGTCAACCAGAGGGAGTATATCAACCTCTCCACCAATCTGGATTCCCCGCTGGTCATTCCTCCGGGTCGGGAAACCATTTTCGCCCTGCCCGTTAAAATCACGTATCCGCTGCTTTTTCAAGTTGTCGGAGAAATTGAGGAAAAGGCCGGCTTTGACCTTGCGGGGGAGTTGATCTTCAGGGACGCGCGGAGCCGGGAAGAAAAATTCGCCATGGGCCTGTCCGGGGAATTCCCGATTTTCAAGGATCCCGAGGTCGGCTTTCTGCCTTTGGAGGCCAAAACGCTGACTATGGGAGGCGCCGACGTCGTTTTCACGGCGAGCTTTCAAAACGCGAATGCCTACGAACTTCTGGTCGACAGCGTGCGCTATCGCCTGGAGTTCGCCGGAAAGACGGTCCAGGAGGGGTTTCTACCCGGCGACAAGAGTCTTCCCGCCCGGGGCGGAAAAGAAATCCGCGTTCCTTTTATCATCGATTTTTTCTCGGTCGGCCGAGATGTTCATGACCATCTTCATGCCGGCCGGGTTCCCTGCCGGTTCAGCGGAGAGATCGAAATCCAGTCCGTCTGGGGCCGCCTCCGGATCCCGTTCGACACGTCCGGCACGCTGGTTCTCAGCGGCCGGTGA
- a CDS encoding peptidase C1, with amino-acid sequence MKPRRYFALFVLVSVVLAAAAACRRDEGASRRRAITFTARDEAVYIVRDEGQPPALIMNMADLEKPGHPAEFTNLFHLPPVPQGETGTCWAFAATSLLESDLRRLGREPVKLSEMHTVYWEYVDKARRFIRERGKSFLGQGSQPDSALQRIKTYGLVRHEDYPGLPSGLTEHDHSELFSEIRKRLHDLASREDWNEDKAVSEVRGVLDRVLGRPPDRITVDGRSLTPREYLTRELGLNPDDYVAFISTLALPVHTRGEFDVPDNWSRAADYHNLPLHEFYLTLLRALRRGYTATLSIDFTEPGYVPAEDAAVIPTFDIPASHIDAAAREIRFAYGSTTDDHAVHCTGYKDYGGKGSWFLIKDSWKTAFEGRHAGYMFLRDDYIRMKTLMFVTHKSAVSDILAKFPRDN; translated from the coding sequence ATGAAACCGCGTCGTTATTTCGCTCTGTTCGTTCTGGTCTCCGTCGTCCTTGCCGCGGCCGCGGCCTGCCGGAGAGATGAGGGAGCCTCGCGACGAAGAGCCATCACATTCACGGCCCGCGATGAGGCCGTCTATATCGTCCGCGACGAAGGGCAACCGCCTGCCCTGATCATGAACATGGCGGATCTTGAGAAACCGGGCCATCCCGCCGAATTCACCAATCTCTTCCACCTTCCTCCCGTTCCCCAGGGAGAAACCGGAACGTGCTGGGCTTTCGCCGCCACATCTCTTCTGGAGTCCGATCTCCGGCGCCTCGGCCGGGAACCCGTGAAGCTCTCGGAAATGCACACCGTCTACTGGGAATATGTCGACAAGGCCCGGCGCTTCATCCGGGAACGGGGAAAATCCTTTCTGGGCCAGGGATCGCAACCCGATTCGGCTCTTCAAAGAATCAAAACTTACGGTCTTGTCCGGCATGAAGATTATCCGGGCCTTCCCTCCGGCCTCACCGAACACGATCATTCCGAACTCTTCAGCGAGATCCGCAAACGGCTGCATGATCTGGCATCGCGCGAAGACTGGAACGAAGACAAGGCCGTGTCCGAAGTGCGGGGCGTGCTGGACCGTGTCCTGGGACGTCCGCCGGATCGCATCACCGTCGACGGACGATCCCTCACACCCCGCGAATATCTCACGCGGGAACTCGGCCTCAATCCCGACGACTATGTCGCTTTCATCAGCACCCTGGCTCTTCCCGTGCATACGCGGGGAGAGTTCGACGTCCCCGATAATTGGAGCCGTGCGGCGGATTACCACAACCTTCCCCTTCACGAATTTTACCTGACTCTTCTCCGGGCGCTGCGCCGGGGATATACCGCGACTCTGTCCATCGATTTCACCGAACCCGGATACGTCCCGGCCGAAGACGCCGCGGTCATTCCAACTTTCGATATCCCGGCCAGCCATATCGACGCCGCCGCCCGGGAAATCCGTTTCGCCTACGGCTCGACGACCGACGACCACGCCGTCCACTGCACGGGATACAAGGATTACGGCGGAAAGGGTTCCTGGTTCCTGATCAAGGACTCCTGGAAAACGGCCTTCGAAGGCCGTCATGCCGGATACATGTTTCTTCGCGACGATTACATCCGGATGAAGACCCTGATGTTCGTAACCCACAAGAGCGCCGTCTCCGACATTCTGGCCAAATTCCCCCGGGACAATTGA